Below is a genomic region from Prolixibacteraceae bacterium.
GAGTTTAAGTTACACTACCTCTTTCCCTCTACTACAAAGTGACATCCCCCCGAACTCCAAGCTACCAACATCGCACCTAATCCGCCCCAAGTCCGTACCTAATATATCCCTTATCCGTCCTTAATCCGTCCTTAATCCGTCCTTAATCCGTCCTTAATCCGTCCTTTGTCCATGATTCGTCCATCATTGATCCATGGTTCAGCCATCAAAAACCCCGAAATCGATGGACAAACCATGGACGAACCATGGCTAAAGCATGGACAAAGGACGGATTAAGGACGGATTAGGGATATATTAGGTACGGACTAAGTACGATGTTGGTATAGTGTTGGTACGGTGTTGGTATAATCACAGTGGGTATTATTTAGCAAAATGAATATACTCAAACCACTATGTTATGTGTTGATGATATCTGTTATTCACAAAGTTCATGGTTTGTTAACATCTAGTAAAAGAATCGCATCTATTAATATCGTAATATTGCAATATTAAATTATCACGATTATGGGAATAACCAAAACGAATTTATTTAGTGATCGTCAAAATAGGATTGCCAATTATGCAAAGGCAATTGGACATCCTGCGAGGGTTGCTATTATCGAATATCTTCTATGTGAGGGGAAGTGTATCAACAAATCTCTTGTGGAAGAGCTTGGACTATCTCAGGCTACTATTAGTCAACATCTTAAAGAGTTGAAGCATATTGGTCTGATCCAAGGTGAAGTGGAGGGACATTCGGTTCACTACTGTCTGAACAAAG
It encodes:
- a CDS encoding metalloregulator ArsR/SmtB family transcription factor, giving the protein MGITKTNLFSDRQNRIANYAKAIGHPARVAIIEYLLCEGKCINKSLVEELGLSQATISQHLKELKHIGLIQGEVEGHSVHYCLNKDNWKLFEEELGDLLKNISTQKITCKSQ